The Deltaproteobacteria bacterium genome window below encodes:
- the folB gene encoding dihydroneopterin aldolase, protein MPERTRGTERPDVILLEGIQVPAALGVTAAERRMRRPVTLDLEVEFPLRPAGRSDRIRHTLHYKRIFEVVEDVAGSQEHKLVEALGERIARAVLEKFDCAAVTVTVRKPKPIAGVLDYAGIRLRRTREDLREGGIS, encoded by the coding sequence GTGCCCGAGCGCACGCGCGGCACCGAGCGGCCGGACGTGATCCTGCTCGAGGGCATCCAGGTCCCCGCCGCGCTCGGCGTGACGGCCGCCGAGCGGCGCATGCGCCGGCCCGTGACGCTCGACCTCGAGGTCGAGTTCCCGCTGCGTCCCGCCGGCCGCAGCGACCGCATCCGCCACACGCTCCACTACAAGCGCATCTTCGAGGTCGTGGAGGACGTGGCCGGGAGCCAGGAGCACAAGCTCGTCGAGGCGCTCGGGGAGCGGATCGCGCGCGCGGTGCTCGAGAAGTTCGACTGCGCGGCCGTGACCGTCACCGTGCGCAAGCCGAAGCCGATCGCCGGCGTGCTCGACTACGCCGGGATCCGGCTGCGCCGGACGCGGGAGGATCTCCGGGAAGGCGGTATTTCTTAG
- a CDS encoding TOBE domain-containing protein, whose translation MSEVRISARNRLPGTVVRVKLGDVVAQVTIRVGRHLVDAVITRDSAEEMGLRKGDRVAALVKSTEVMVFREDA comes from the coding sequence ATGAGCGAGGTCCGGATCAGCGCCCGCAACCGGCTGCCCGGGACGGTCGTGCGGGTGAAGCTCGGCGACGTGGTGGCGCAGGTGACGATCCGGGTGGGCCGCCACCTCGTGGACGCCGTCATCACCCGCGACAGCGCCGAGGAGATGGGGCTCCGCAAGGGCGACCGGGTGGCGGCGCTCGTGAAGTCGACCGAGGTCATGGTGTTCCGGGAGGACGCCTGA
- the modC gene encoding molybdenum ABC transporter ATP-binding protein — protein sequence MTGAVEARVTLERGGFGLDAELALAGPGVTALFGPSGSGKSTLLRCLAGLEPAARGRIVVGGEVWLDSARGRALPPHRRRAALVFQDSNLFPHLSVRANLDFARRRARGEAPALAGLAARIGVEPLLERRPESLSGGERQRVAIARALLAAPRLLLLDEPLASLDVAARAEILALLRRVLAHAPIPVLYVTHARSEALQLADQVVLLDAGRVAGAGPVREMALRPELGGEDALGAVVEGEVTAVDAGHELSTLAFAGGVFAVPGCLVPGERRRLEVLARDVSLALEPPRRSSILNVLPARVVEVRGARTPRPVVVVAAGETRLLARVSRLSLEQLGIREGAAVYAQVKAVAVVA from the coding sequence GTGACGGGCGCCGTCGAGGCCCGCGTCACGCTCGAGCGCGGCGGCTTCGGGCTCGACGCCGAGCTCGCGCTGGCGGGGCCGGGCGTCACGGCGCTCTTCGGGCCCTCGGGCTCGGGCAAGTCGACCCTGCTGCGCTGCCTGGCGGGCCTCGAGCCGGCGGCGCGCGGGCGCATCGTGGTCGGCGGGGAGGTCTGGCTCGACTCGGCGCGCGGCAGGGCGCTGCCGCCGCACCGGCGCCGCGCGGCGCTCGTCTTCCAGGACAGCAACCTCTTCCCGCACCTCAGCGTGCGTGCGAACCTGGACTTCGCGCGCCGGCGCGCGCGGGGCGAGGCGCCCGCACTGGCCGGGCTGGCGGCACGGATCGGTGTCGAGCCGCTCCTCGAGCGGAGGCCGGAGAGCCTCTCCGGGGGCGAGCGCCAGCGCGTGGCGATCGCCCGGGCGCTGCTCGCCGCGCCGCGCCTCCTGCTGCTCGACGAGCCGCTCGCCTCGCTCGACGTCGCGGCGCGGGCCGAGATCCTGGCCCTCCTGCGCCGGGTGCTGGCGCACGCGCCGATTCCCGTCCTCTACGTGACCCACGCGCGCAGCGAGGCCTTGCAGCTCGCGGACCAGGTCGTCCTCCTCGACGCCGGCCGGGTGGCGGGCGCGGGGCCCGTGCGCGAGATGGCGCTGCGCCCGGAGCTCGGCGGCGAGGACGCGCTCGGCGCCGTGGTCGAGGGGGAGGTCACCGCCGTCGACGCCGGGCACGAGCTCTCGACCCTGGCCTTCGCGGGCGGCGTCTTCGCGGTCCCGGGCTGCCTCGTGCCGGGCGAGCGGCGGCGGCTCGAGGTGCTGGCCCGGGACGTGAGCCTCGCGCTCGAGCCGCCCCGGCGCAGCAGCATCCTGAACGTCCTGCCCGCGCGGGTCGTCGAGGTGCGCGGCGCGCGCACGCCGCGGCCGGTCGTCGTGGTGGCCGCCGGCGAGACGCGCCTCCTGGCGCGCGTGAGCCGGCTCTCGCTCGAGCAGCTCGGGATCCGCGAGGGCGCTGCGGTGTACGCGCAGGTCAAGGCCGTGGCGGTCGTCGCGTGA
- a CDS encoding aminotransferase class III-fold pyridoxal phosphate-dependent enzyme: MPGSFDDVVAREARVFLPVVKRLPVALVEGHGSRVRDVAGREYVDLTGGWGVVAIGHSHPALVRTIAAQAGRLMQTTNLFYTLPQLDLAERLLGHAPAGITRAFFVSSGAEAMDGALKLAHRATGRSKFVSTLGSFHGRTIGALAIIGQEKHRTRYQPILAEGCFTPFGDLDAARRAIDEGTAAFVVEPVQGEGGVHPAPPGYLAGLRELTRAAGALLILDEIQTGIGRTGRWLALEHDAVIPDVITLGKGLGGGFPLAAFVCSEEVAKTVALGDHGGTYAGNPLACAAGDTVLRVIEEERLVERAAELGARTLARLHAFAQAHPERAANARGRGLLLGLDLRDADAAATLPLRALERGVLVNVTAGTVLRLFPALDIPEDELFGSLDAVLELVKG, translated from the coding sequence ATGCCGGGCTCCTTCGACGACGTCGTCGCGCGCGAGGCGCGCGTCTTCCTGCCGGTCGTGAAGCGCCTGCCGGTGGCCCTCGTCGAGGGCCACGGCTCGCGGGTGCGCGACGTCGCCGGCCGCGAGTACGTGGACCTGACCGGCGGCTGGGGCGTGGTCGCGATCGGGCACTCGCACCCGGCGCTGGTCCGCACGATCGCGGCGCAGGCCGGGCGCCTGATGCAGACCACGAACCTCTTCTACACGCTCCCCCAGCTCGACCTCGCCGAGCGGCTCCTCGGCCACGCCCCGGCCGGGATCACGCGCGCCTTCTTCGTGAGCTCGGGCGCCGAGGCGATGGACGGCGCGCTCAAGCTCGCGCACCGCGCGACGGGACGCAGCAAGTTCGTCTCGACGCTCGGGAGCTTCCACGGCCGCACGATCGGCGCGCTCGCGATCATCGGCCAGGAGAAGCACCGCACCCGCTACCAGCCGATCCTCGCCGAAGGCTGCTTCACGCCCTTCGGCGACCTCGACGCCGCACGCCGCGCGATCGACGAGGGCACCGCCGCCTTCGTGGTCGAGCCGGTGCAGGGCGAGGGCGGCGTCCACCCGGCGCCGCCCGGCTACCTGGCCGGCCTGCGCGAGCTCACCCGCGCGGCCGGCGCGCTCCTGATCCTCGACGAGATCCAGACGGGCATCGGCCGCACGGGACGCTGGCTGGCGCTCGAGCACGACGCCGTGATCCCCGACGTGATCACGCTCGGCAAGGGGCTGGGCGGCGGCTTTCCGCTGGCGGCCTTCGTGTGCAGCGAGGAGGTCGCCAAGACCGTCGCGCTCGGCGACCACGGCGGCACCTACGCCGGCAACCCCCTCGCCTGCGCGGCGGGCGACACGGTCCTGCGTGTGATCGAGGAGGAGCGCCTCGTCGAGCGCGCGGCCGAGCTCGGCGCGCGCACGCTCGCGCGCCTGCACGCCTTCGCGCAGGCCCATCCGGAGCGGGCCGCGAACGCGCGCGGCCGCGGCCTCCTCCTCGGCCTCGACCTGCGCGACGCCGACGCCGCCGCGACCCTCCCGCTCCGTGCCCTCGAGCGCGGCGTCCTCGTCAACGTCACGGCGGGCACCGTCCTGCGCCTCTTCCCGGCGCTCGACATCCCCGAGGACGAGCTCTTCGGCTCGCTCGACGCCGTGCTCGAGCTGGTGAAGGGCTGA
- a CDS encoding SDR family oxidoreductase, whose translation MSRPAEGAAARVALVTGGAGAIGAAVCAVLAAQGRTVAAADLDPARAGAVAEPLGGIGVALDVTDTDSVSHAVEEVCARLGPPTVLVSCAGWDRLRPFVETDEPFQARVLEINLAGPIRVTRAVLPGMIAAGFGRIVLVSSDAGRVGSSGETIYAAAKGGLLAFAKSVAREAVRHGVTANCVCPGPTDTPLFRGMASEGPGGERLTQALERAIPMRRLGRPEDVAPAVAFLCSDAAGYVTGQTLSVSGGLTMI comes from the coding sequence ATGAGCCGGCCCGCGGAGGGCGCCGCGGCGCGCGTCGCGCTCGTCACCGGCGGTGCCGGCGCGATCGGGGCGGCGGTGTGCGCGGTGCTGGCCGCGCAGGGCCGCACGGTCGCGGCCGCCGATCTCGACCCGGCGCGCGCCGGCGCCGTCGCGGAGCCGCTCGGCGGGATCGGGGTCGCGCTGGACGTAACCGACACTGACTCGGTGTCACATGCGGTCGAGGAGGTGTGCGCGCGCCTCGGCCCGCCCACCGTGCTGGTCTCGTGCGCCGGCTGGGACCGCCTGCGGCCCTTCGTCGAGACCGACGAGCCCTTCCAGGCCCGCGTGCTCGAGATCAACCTCGCCGGCCCGATCCGGGTCACGCGCGCGGTGCTGCCCGGCATGATCGCGGCGGGCTTCGGGCGGATCGTCCTCGTGTCGTCCGACGCGGGGCGGGTCGGCAGCTCGGGCGAGACGATCTACGCGGCCGCCAAGGGGGGGCTCCTCGCGTTCGCGAAGTCGGTGGCGCGCGAGGCGGTGCGCCACGGGGTTACCGCGAACTGTGTCTGCCCCGGGCCGACCGACACGCCGCTCTTCCGCGGGATGGCGAGTGAGGGCCCTGGCGGCGAGCGCCTCACCCAGGCCCTCGAGCGCGCCATCCCGATGCGGCGCCTGGGCCGCCCGGAGGACGTGGCGCCCGCGGTGGCCTTCCTGTGCTCCGACGCCGCCGGCTACGTGACCGGCCAGACGCTCTCGGTGAGCGGCGGCCTCACGATGATCTAG
- a CDS encoding DsbA family protein yields the protein MSARRRLAPWLAAALTSDALRDLRRGGAELRRRLGRAPHRVRWFHQVDDPYSQLGAQVLARFVARYEVELAPRLVGPPPDDAAPERERLATYARKDAADVAPGFGLAFPRAAPAPAAAAVALATRVLAGAPPAAFAELAPRVGDALWRGDDAALAALARAHPPAGEEAARAAVAAGSEERRRLGHYLGGMFHYGGEWYWGVDRLAHLEERLTGLGLARDGPRPPLVAPPSFAGLPVPEAPGGEPLVLDFFGSLRSPYTAIAIERVLALPRRLPVEIVLRPVLPMVMRGLPVPAVKRFYILLDTRREAARAGLPFGRVCDPVGRPVERAFSLYPWARERGRAGELLASFTRAAFAEGVDTGSDPGLRFVVERAGLSWQEALAHLDRDTGWRDELEANRRELFALGLWGVPSFRLRGRAGEPDFATWGQDRLWRVEAEIRARCAGAARSS from the coding sequence ATGAGCGCCCGCCGCCGCCTCGCCCCCTGGCTCGCGGCCGCCCTCACGAGCGACGCGCTCCGCGACCTGCGCCGCGGCGGCGCCGAGCTGCGCCGCCGCCTGGGCCGCGCCCCGCACCGCGTGCGCTGGTTCCACCAGGTCGACGACCCCTACTCGCAGCTCGGCGCCCAGGTGCTCGCCCGCTTCGTGGCGCGCTACGAGGTCGAGCTCGCGCCGCGCCTGGTCGGCCCCCCGCCCGACGACGCCGCCCCCGAGCGCGAGCGGCTGGCCACCTACGCGCGCAAGGACGCCGCCGACGTCGCGCCCGGCTTCGGGCTCGCCTTCCCGCGCGCCGCGCCGGCGCCCGCCGCGGCGGCGGTCGCGCTCGCCACGCGCGTGCTCGCCGGGGCGCCCCCGGCCGCCTTCGCGGAGCTCGCGCCGCGCGTCGGCGACGCGCTCTGGCGGGGCGACGACGCCGCGCTCGCCGCGCTCGCGCGCGCGCACCCGCCGGCCGGCGAGGAGGCGGCGCGCGCCGCCGTCGCGGCCGGCAGCGAGGAGCGCCGGCGCCTCGGTCACTACCTGGGCGGGATGTTCCACTACGGCGGCGAGTGGTACTGGGGCGTCGACCGCCTCGCGCACCTCGAGGAGCGCCTCACCGGTCTCGGGCTCGCGCGCGACGGCCCGCGCCCGCCGCTCGTCGCGCCGCCCTCGTTCGCGGGCCTGCCCGTGCCCGAGGCGCCCGGCGGCGAGCCCCTCGTGCTCGACTTCTTCGGCTCGCTGCGCAGCCCCTACACCGCGATCGCGATCGAGCGCGTGCTCGCGCTGCCGCGCCGGCTGCCGGTCGAGATCGTCCTGCGCCCCGTCCTCCCGATGGTGATGCGCGGGCTCCCCGTGCCGGCCGTGAAGCGCTTCTACATCCTGCTCGACACGCGCCGCGAGGCCGCGCGCGCCGGCCTGCCCTTCGGCCGCGTCTGCGATCCGGTGGGGCGGCCCGTCGAGCGCGCCTTCAGTCTCTATCCGTGGGCGCGCGAGCGCGGCCGCGCCGGCGAGCTGCTCGCCTCGTTCACGCGCGCGGCCTTCGCGGAGGGCGTCGACACCGGCAGCGACCCGGGCCTGCGCTTCGTGGTCGAGCGCGCGGGGCTCTCCTGGCAGGAGGCGCTCGCGCACCTCGACCGCGACACCGGCTGGCGTGACGAGCTCGAGGCGAACCGGCGCGAGCTCTTCGCGCTCGGCCTGTGGGGCGTGCCGAGCTTCCGCCTGCGCGGCCGCGCGGGCGAGCCCGACTTCGCGACGTGGGGGCAGGACCGGCTCTGGCGGGTCGAGGCGGAGATCCGCGCGCGCTGCGCGGGTGCCGCTAGATCATCGTGA
- the moaA gene encoding GTP 3',8-cyclase MoaA: MAPVPPLPREAPALVDGWARRIESLRISVTDRCNFRCVYCIPDEDIEWLPRGRLATLEELARIARVAVAGGVRKVRITGGEPLLRKNLPSLVAELAAIPGLEDLALTTNGTELPRLAGELRAAGLARVNVSLDSLDRATFAKLAQRDLLPAVLAGIDAAEAAGLRPIRVNCVVLRGVNEGEAVAFARLARERAFEVRFIEFMPLEHGRRWSEDRLVPGRELRERVAAVFPLAPAPDQDPHAPSRDWVFADGAPGRMGFIDSVSAPFCATCNRIRLTADGKLRTCLFSLREHDLLGPLRAGASDEELARRLAAAVATKELKHHITDGLFVKPARTMSQIGG; this comes from the coding sequence ATGGCCCCCGTCCCTCCCCTGCCCCGGGAAGCCCCCGCCCTCGTCGACGGCTGGGCCCGCCGCATCGAGAGCCTGCGCATCTCGGTCACCGACCGCTGCAACTTCCGCTGCGTCTACTGCATCCCCGACGAGGACATCGAGTGGCTGCCGCGGGGGCGGCTCGCGACGCTCGAGGAGCTGGCGCGGATCGCGCGCGTGGCGGTGGCCGGCGGCGTGCGCAAGGTGCGCATCACGGGCGGCGAGCCGCTCCTGCGCAAGAACCTGCCGAGCCTCGTCGCGGAGCTGGCGGCAATCCCGGGCCTCGAGGACCTCGCGCTCACCACCAACGGCACCGAGCTGCCGCGCCTCGCCGGCGAGCTGCGCGCCGCCGGCCTCGCGCGCGTCAACGTGAGCCTCGACTCGCTCGACCGCGCGACCTTCGCGAAGCTCGCCCAGCGCGACCTCCTGCCGGCCGTGCTGGCCGGGATCGACGCCGCCGAGGCGGCGGGGCTCCGCCCGATCCGCGTCAACTGCGTCGTGCTCCGCGGCGTCAACGAGGGCGAGGCGGTCGCCTTCGCGCGCCTCGCCCGCGAGCGCGCCTTCGAGGTGCGCTTCATCGAGTTCATGCCCCTCGAGCACGGGCGGCGCTGGAGCGAGGACCGGCTGGTGCCCGGGCGCGAGCTGCGCGAGCGGGTCGCGGCGGTCTTCCCGCTCGCGCCCGCGCCGGACCAGGATCCCCACGCGCCGAGCCGGGACTGGGTCTTCGCCGACGGCGCCCCGGGCCGCATGGGCTTCATCGACTCGGTGAGCGCGCCCTTCTGCGCCACCTGCAACCGGATCCGGCTCACCGCCGACGGCAAGCTCCGCACCTGCCTGTTCTCGCTGCGCGAGCACGACCTGCTCGGCCCGCTGCGGGCGGGCGCGTCGGACGAGGAGCTGGCGCGCCGGCTCGCCGCCGCGGTCGCGACCAAGGAGCTCAAGCACCACATCACCGACGGGCTCTTCGTGAAGCCCGCGCGGACGATGTCGCAGATCGGAGGCTGA
- a CDS encoding glutathione S-transferase C-terminal domain-containing protein, which produces MDAALPAPLRIVGAEGSPYSRKLRAVLRYRRIPHAWIVRGSAESRGLPEPRVALLPQLLLPGPGGALVAETDSTPLIRRLEALAAGRSVVPPDPALAFLDALLEDYADEWLTKAMFHYRWHFAPDVAKAAAILPRWSRTELADERVRPLSEAFAARQIGRLAVVGSNATTAPVIEASYQRLLERLDARLAQARFLWGGRPAASDFALYGQLTQLAGFDPTPAALALALAPRVVAWVDVVDDLSGLEPAAADWIPRTPLPDTLHALLAEVGRVYAPFLLANADALARGAERVECTIDGRPWVQAPFPYQGKCLRWLREGYAALAAGDRAAVDAALRGTGCEALVAG; this is translated from the coding sequence GTGGACGCCGCCCTGCCCGCGCCGCTGCGGATCGTCGGCGCCGAGGGCTCCCCCTACAGCCGCAAGCTGCGGGCGGTGCTCCGCTACCGGCGGATCCCCCATGCCTGGATCGTGCGCGGCTCGGCGGAGAGCCGCGGGCTGCCCGAGCCGCGCGTGGCGCTCCTGCCGCAGCTCCTCCTGCCGGGCCCCGGCGGCGCGCTCGTGGCGGAGACCGACTCGACGCCGCTGATCCGCCGGCTCGAGGCGCTCGCCGCGGGCCGCTCCGTCGTGCCCCCCGACCCCGCCCTCGCCTTCCTCGACGCCCTGCTCGAGGACTACGCCGACGAGTGGCTCACCAAGGCGATGTTCCACTACCGCTGGCACTTCGCGCCCGACGTGGCGAAGGCGGCCGCGATCCTCCCGCGCTGGTCGCGCACCGAGCTCGCCGACGAGCGCGTGCGCCCGCTCTCCGAGGCCTTCGCCGCGCGCCAGATCGGCCGGCTCGCCGTCGTCGGCTCGAACGCGACCACCGCGCCGGTGATCGAGGCGAGCTACCAGCGGCTCCTCGAGCGGCTCGACGCGCGGCTCGCGCAGGCGCGCTTCCTGTGGGGCGGGCGACCCGCGGCGTCGGACTTCGCGCTCTACGGCCAGCTCACCCAGCTCGCCGGCTTCGACCCGACCCCGGCCGCGCTGGCGCTCGCGCTCGCGCCGCGCGTGGTGGCCTGGGTGGACGTGGTCGACGACCTCTCCGGGCTCGAGCCCGCCGCCGCCGACTGGATCCCGCGCACGCCCCTGCCCGACACGCTGCACGCGCTGCTCGCCGAGGTGGGCCGCGTCTACGCGCCCTTCCTGCTCGCGAACGCGGACGCGCTCGCCCGCGGCGCGGAGCGGGTCGAGTGCACGATCGACGGGCGGCCGTGGGTCCAGGCGCCGTTCCCCTACCAGGGCAAGTGCCTGCGCTGGCTGCGCGAGGGCTACGCGGCGCTCGCGGCCGGCGATCGCGCCGCGGTGGACGCCGCGCTGCGCGGCACGGGCTGCGAGGCGCTCGTCGCCGGGTGA
- a CDS encoding HdeD family acid-resistance protein, whose protein sequence is MAEILARYWWVVLIRGLVAIAFGVLAFVSPGLTIATLILLFGAFALADGIFSLLAAWQGRRVDEDWWLGVLRGVLGIGIGVLTFRNPALTALALVLYIAAWALAGGILEIATAIRLRKVIEGEWLLALAGAASIAFAGLILWAPGAGALAMLWWIAAWAIVVGVLLVAESFLLRGLGRQAQEEHAAATP, encoded by the coding sequence ATGGCGGAGATCCTGGCTCGCTACTGGTGGGTCGTCCTGATCCGCGGGCTCGTGGCGATCGCGTTCGGCGTCCTCGCGTTCGTGTCGCCCGGCCTCACGATCGCCACCCTGATCCTGCTCTTCGGCGCCTTCGCGCTCGCCGACGGCATCTTCTCGCTGCTCGCGGCGTGGCAGGGCCGCCGCGTGGACGAGGACTGGTGGCTCGGCGTCCTGCGCGGCGTCCTCGGCATCGGGATCGGCGTCCTCACCTTCCGCAACCCGGCGCTCACCGCGCTCGCGCTCGTGCTCTACATCGCGGCCTGGGCGCTGGCCGGCGGCATCCTCGAGATCGCCACCGCGATCCGCCTGCGCAAGGTGATCGAGGGCGAGTGGCTGCTGGCGCTTGCGGGCGCGGCCTCGATCGCCTTCGCCGGTCTGATCCTGTGGGCGCCGGGTGCGGGCGCCCTCGCGATGCTGTGGTGGATCGCCGCCTGGGCGATCGTGGTGGGTGTGCTGCTCGTCGCCGAGTCCTTCCTGCTGCGCGGGCTCGGTCGGCAGGCGCAGGAGGAACACGCAGCGGCGACGCCCTAG
- a CDS encoding enoyl-CoA hydratase-related protein, with product MDAAELTDVRYEVERGLAVIEIHRPERLNAFRAHTVDELIRCFKAAWADPGVGVVALTGAGERAFCVGGDQKQREETGDYGPSESGLFEIETLHRVIRDCPKPVIAAVNGLAIGGGHVLHVMCDLTIAAEHARFGQAGPRVGSFDAGFGSAFLARILGDKRAREVWFLCRQYDAATMREWGLVNAVVPGAELRAELRRWADEILEKSPTALRFLKHSFNADSESIAGIGTISFAGLDLFVGSEEAREGVDAFAAKRKPDFAKFRR from the coding sequence ATGGACGCAGCCGAGCTCACCGACGTCCGCTACGAGGTGGAGCGCGGCCTCGCCGTGATCGAGATCCACCGCCCCGAGCGGCTCAACGCCTTCCGCGCCCACACGGTCGACGAGCTGATCCGCTGCTTCAAGGCGGCCTGGGCGGACCCGGGGGTCGGCGTCGTGGCGCTGACCGGCGCCGGCGAGCGCGCCTTCTGTGTCGGCGGCGACCAGAAGCAGCGCGAGGAGACCGGCGACTACGGCCCCTCCGAGTCGGGCCTCTTCGAGATCGAGACGCTGCACCGGGTCATCCGCGACTGCCCGAAGCCGGTGATCGCCGCGGTGAACGGCCTCGCGATCGGCGGCGGGCACGTGCTGCACGTGATGTGCGACCTCACGATCGCGGCGGAGCACGCCCGCTTCGGGCAGGCGGGCCCGCGCGTCGGCTCCTTCGACGCCGGCTTCGGCAGCGCCTTCCTGGCGCGCATCCTCGGCGACAAGCGCGCGCGCGAGGTCTGGTTCCTGTGCCGGCAGTACGACGCCGCGACGATGCGCGAGTGGGGGCTCGTGAACGCCGTCGTGCCCGGGGCCGAGCTGCGCGCCGAGCTGCGCCGCTGGGCCGACGAGATCCTCGAGAAGAGCCCCACCGCGCTGCGCTTCCTGAAGCACTCCTTCAACGCCGACAGCGAGTCGATCGCGGGGATCGGCACGATCTCGTTCGCGGGGCTCGACCTCTTCGTCGGGAGCGAGGAGGCGCGCGAGGGCGTGGACGCCTTCGCCGCGAAGCGCAAGCCGGACTTCGCGAAGTTCCGGCGATGA
- the modB gene encoding molybdate ABC transporter permease subunit has product MTADLAALRLTLELAAVSTAVLLVLGTPFAWWLARTRWRGKGVVEALVALPLVLPPTVLGFYLLLALGPRGPFGALGAWLGLPPLVFTFPGLVVGSVVYSLPFVVQPLQAVFEEIGDRALDAAATLGAGPLDRFLTVALPLARRGFLVAAVLGFAHTLGEFGVVLMIGGNIPGATRVVSIAIYDHVETLDYAAAHRLSALLLAVSFGVLLVVYATARRAGAWSRA; this is encoded by the coding sequence ATGACGGCCGACCTCGCGGCCCTTCGGCTCACGCTCGAGCTGGCCGCCGTCTCGACCGCGGTCCTGCTCGTGCTCGGCACGCCCTTCGCGTGGTGGCTCGCGCGCACGCGCTGGCGCGGGAAGGGAGTCGTCGAGGCGCTCGTCGCGCTCCCGCTCGTGCTCCCGCCCACGGTGCTCGGCTTCTACCTCCTCCTGGCGCTCGGCCCCCGCGGCCCGTTCGGCGCGCTCGGCGCCTGGCTCGGCCTGCCCCCGCTGGTCTTCACCTTCCCGGGGCTCGTGGTGGGCTCCGTCGTCTACTCGCTCCCCTTCGTGGTGCAGCCGCTCCAGGCCGTCTTCGAGGAGATCGGCGACCGCGCGCTCGACGCCGCCGCGACGCTCGGCGCCGGCCCGCTCGACCGCTTCCTCACCGTCGCGCTCCCGCTCGCGCGGCGCGGCTTCCTGGTCGCGGCGGTGCTCGGCTTCGCGCACACGCTCGGCGAGTTCGGGGTCGTGCTGATGATCGGCGGCAACATCCCCGGCGCCACGCGGGTCGTGTCGATCGCGATCTACGACCACGTCGAGACGCTCGACTACGCGGCCGCGCACCGGCTCTCGGCGCTGCTGCTCGCGGTGTCGTTCGGGGTGCTGCTCGTGGTCTACGCGACGGCGCGGAGGGCCGGCGCCTGGTCGCGGGCGTGA
- the modA gene encoding molybdate ABC transporter substrate-binding protein: MGERAARALLLAALATAPAARAGEVHVAVATNFAATARALGAAFAREQDDTVVVSEGSTGKLYAQIVNGAPYEVLLAADAERPARLEAGGQAIAGTRFPYALGQLVLWSPDAGRVEGASALRGDFRHLAIANPELAPYGAAALDTLRGLGLWDALQPRLVRGEDIGQTYQFVATGNAELGFVALSQVAGAGGSRWLVPADHHAPLEQQAVLLGPGRDDGAARAFLGFLRSDAARRTIAAAGYALPPASPAPAALPAPLAPPGPPAPPAPLASPAPPAP; the protein is encoded by the coding sequence ATGGGGGAGCGCGCCGCGCGCGCGCTCCTGCTCGCGGCGCTCGCCACCGCTCCGGCGGCGCGCGCCGGCGAGGTCCACGTCGCGGTCGCGACGAACTTCGCCGCGACCGCCCGGGCGCTCGGCGCGGCCTTCGCGCGGGAGCAAGACGACACGGTCGTGGTGAGCGAGGGCTCGACCGGGAAGCTCTACGCGCAGATCGTGAACGGCGCGCCCTACGAGGTCCTCCTCGCGGCCGACGCCGAGCGCCCGGCCCGGCTCGAGGCGGGAGGCCAGGCGATCGCGGGCACGCGCTTCCCCTACGCGCTCGGCCAGCTCGTGCTCTGGAGCCCCGACGCCGGGCGCGTCGAGGGCGCGAGTGCGCTGCGGGGGGACTTCCGGCATCTCGCGATCGCGAACCCCGAGCTGGCGCCCTACGGCGCCGCGGCGCTCGACACGCTGCGAGGGCTCGGCCTCTGGGACGCCCTCCAGCCGCGTCTCGTGCGGGGCGAGGACATCGGCCAGACCTACCAGTTCGTCGCCACCGGCAACGCGGAGCTCGGCTTCGTCGCGCTCTCGCAGGTCGCGGGGGCGGGCGGCTCGCGCTGGCTCGTGCCGGCCGACCACCACGCGCCGCTCGAGCAGCAGGCCGTGCTCCTCGGGCCCGGCCGGGACGACGGCGCCGCGCGCGCCTTCCTCGGGTTCCTGCGCAGCGACGCCGCACGCCGGACGATCGCGGCCGCCGGCTACGCGCTCCCGCCCGCTTCGCCCGCGCCGGCCGCTCTGCCCGCGCCGCTCGCCCCGCCTGGCCCGCCCGCCCCGCCCGCGCCGCTCGCTTCGCCTGCCCCGCCTGCCCCATGA